AGACCATGGCGgtcttgctcctcgtggctttcCCATCCTGCCTGCTTAGAGAAGCCtggactgccagcccagggaaGATACTGCCTATAGTGAGCTgcgccctcccacatcaaccatcaagCAAGAAAAAGCACCACAGGCTTGACCAGGTCAATCTGGTCAAggtttttctcaactgaggttccctctccCAAAATTATTCTATCTTGTGTAAAGTTGCCATAAAACTAACTAGAACACTACCTGAGGATTTAAATTAAATCCTCTAatcaataaatttataaataatataactaGAATAAAACTATAAACCAatactgagagaaaaaaattacaggctAGATTTTCTGGTTCTGTGTACTACATAGAAAAGCAAAGGTATGTTAAGTTTTCTTTGCTAGGAAGCAAACCCAAGGCCTCCTACACACCATGCAAGTCTGCCACTAAGCAACCATCAAGCTCTGCAGTACAGCTGGTTGTAATAGTGTAGCTTTCCAGAAATAgccatttggttttatttttaaacaacttttaaatattcaagtatttgttttttgttgttgttttctgtttttattttgttttgtttggaaacaaggtatcactctgtagccctatctggcttggaacttgctatgtagaccatgctaaCCTAATCTTGACCTCAGAGACTCTACCTTTGCCTctgctcctctctgcctctctgcctctgcctcctatattttcattcgtgtgtgtgtgtgtgtgtgtgtgtgtgtgtgtgtgtgtgtagagcccAAACAGGCCAGAAAAGGCTGTcaaattccctggagctagagttataggcaattgttAGTCTCCTGacgtaggtgctaggaactgaaggcaggtcctttgcaaaagcaaaaTATGCTCTTAACTTCTAAACCATCTTTACTGAACACCATGGACAAGGTTCTATACAAAGAAGATTCCGCATACTACTTCAAATAATATTTACAGTACCCTGTAAGACATAAACTTATtctctagccaggcagtgatggtatgcacctttaatcccggcagtcaggaagcagagacaggcagatgtctgagttcaaggccagcctagtctacaaagtaagttctggGACAATCAAAgctatagaaaaaccctgtcttgaaaaacaaaaacagattatTCCTATTTCATCTTACAAGTGAAGAAATCAATACCTTGCATGATTAAGAAGCTTGCTTAAGAAAGCTTAAATGTTAAATAACAGAACTCTCAAATCAATTCCAAACTATATACTGTCTAGTTAAATTAAGTGGCAGTCAACAATTCTGTAATACTAAACTATAACTGCAAATTCATGATAGCAGATTGAATCCCTTACTCACATATTCTGCCCACCAAAACACTACTGAAAggacaaaatataaaagtaaccCCATAGCAGACATGAAGCAGAGTAAAGGTCACAAGCAAATATGGAGTCCTGTTAAGTCTGAGCACACAGTTATACTAGGATAACTGCAGAAGGCAGTTGTCTGATGAGAAAAGTTAATAAGAAGGAATAAATTGGTTCTCCTTAATTGAGTTCAAGAAAACTAGTAAAGGCTAAAGATGTGTGGTAGAGCCAGGCTGGGGCTCAGCTCAGCAGTGCCAAGCACCTGCTGCTCAACCGTGAGGATCAGCGTGCACACCTCTAACTCCAGGCctaagggatccaacaccttctgacCTCTTGTGTACACCCACTAGTAAATTACCAGGAACAGAATCAGAAATACttcacagaacaaaagaaagtataCAAAATGTTCCTACAACCGAAATCAGACAGGCCacctaaaggaaaaaaagacaatatGCCTAAATAGGCcttgaaccagagagaaaactcAGACAAAAAAGCATGCAAAGGCACTGGATTTTTCTTCAATCATATGGTAAAACACAAGAGAGCACAGCATGGGTACAACTGCTTAAAGTATGACACAGCAAATGTGGTCAGAATGCGGAGCAGCACAGACTTCAATCAAGTACTGAAGAGAGTGTGAGCGTAGACCAGAACACCACAGGAGCATCTGGGTATTGTGCGAGATGGGAAGACAGGCATCCTCCTCAACCGCCCCTAGGAATACACCACACATTACGGCAGAAACGCATGGCCAGAGCAGCACTGCTCACAAAGggtgaagaaaataaacatcaaTCCTGATGCCCTCTGGATTCTACGAAATGTCTAAGAATCTCAGAAACTCCTGAGCTAAAGGAGATATACAGTGACATACCACAAAAACAATGTATTCAATACACCTGATCAAACTACTAAAAACATCAACAAGCAGCAGAAAATTAAGGTTCAAGTGATGGTTACTCCTTGGAAGTAGATAGAAACATGAAGCTACGGTGGCAGAAAACTAATCCTACCTACTAAAAGACTGAAGTgtgtgaggagccgccctcacattcaccgttgcaagatggcgctgacatccgttcgaccaactgacaaatggtttgcgcgtgtgctagtgcactgcctcacctgtgacacaataccggccaacgggctacagccaaccattgggtgccacgtcctaggcggggagcagtttcctatataagggctgggattttgccccctcggggtcctcttcatctgtaagcttatgctctccctctcaagacgcataaaagctttactgcagaaggatcctgtgtgtgccgcgtcgttcctgctggcgggaggttgcgcgggccatctggtgccgaaacccgggagatCTCGACCTCGTCATCGTCAGCACCTCAGAGGACCCCTCGATTCagaggaggattcagaactgcagggaggtacattcggagaggtatgtctgcccctgaaatttatggcctgatcttcactgtgattttcatggtccttgttctagttgttaaaaactgtttaggagatgaaaactataaggaagcagtaagtgaagggcaggttactctcgagggagttcaggacagcatgtcagaaaccgaATGGAGTGAGAGGTTGGGCGCGCGCAAGAAAAAGGACGTCCCAAAAAAGAAGGATAGGCACCCtcctaagacaggagagatacccccgatggagtccagtatccctcgtaaggagagaaagggtgggctctacccctctttggagctggaggcactgaCCCTCGACAGTTCGGAAAGCTCCAGTGATGATGACACCTCTGGTAAGGATACTCTTAActcggaggaggaggctgagttagatgaagaagcagctagatatgaggcagagagatatcacccagatgataacaagaaatataaaaaattacctagAATTCCTCCTCAAAAGACGGTGCCCTCTGCACCTCCGCCTTATGAGGCGCATCCTCCATCAGGTTACTCGCTTGTAccagaaaaggtgaggagaaagatcaggactgtattccctgtttttgaaacagaaaatggagggcgAATTCATGTGCCAGTAGATTTCAACCAGCTTAAGGAACTGGCCGAATCTGTTCGCAAGTATGGGACCAATGCTAATTTTACCCTAGTACAGCTTGATAGACTTGCCAATTCAGCATTAACACCAGCCGATTGGCAAATGATTGCAAAAGCCGCCCTccctaatatgggccaatatatAGAATGGAAAGCACTGTGGTATGAGGCCGCACAAGCACAAGCCCGGGTCAACGCTACTGCCTTGACCCCGGAACAGAGAGATTGGACTttagacctgttaacaggtcaagGGGCTTATACTGCTGATCAAGCTAACTATCATTGGGGAGCCTATACCCAGGTCTCTGCCACGGCCATTAGGGCATGGAAGGCACTTTCCCGAAAAGGGGAAGCGAGTGGACaactcacaaagataattcagggaccccaagagtcctttcagattttgtggccagaatgacagaggcagctgggcgtaTTTTCGGAGACATAGGTCCAGTCGAGCCCCTAATccaacagataatttttgaacaagccactcaggagtgccgagcagccattgctccacgTAAAAACAAGGGCTTACAAGATTGGCTTAGGGTCTGCCGAGAGCTCGGAGGGCCCCTTACTAATGCTGGGCTGGCGGCTGCTATTCTTCAATCACAGAGGCGTCCCCTGATGAGACCCGGTCCAAAGGTCTGCTATAATTGT
The Arvicanthis niloticus isolate mArvNil1 unplaced genomic scaffold, mArvNil1.pat.X pat_scaffold_739_arrow_ctg1, whole genome shotgun sequence DNA segment above includes these coding regions:
- the LOC143441106 gene encoding uncharacterized protein LOC143441106, whose product is MLSLSRRIKALLQKDPVCAASFLLAGGCAGHLVPKPGRSRPRHRQHLRGPLDSEEDSELQGGTFGEEDENPFWVPERLTRKIFEHEKPMLPKSTVDHHDEDVDKPEDGNRDTMVGDYDNLPNSHAGDQ